The genomic window GTGGTTCGTACAGAATGTCACGCGACATGAGTTCGTCCATCATTCCTTCCAGCATCTTGGTGAGTTCCGGATTGTCCATTGCGCCCTCGAGCCCGGACAGGTCACCAGAGCCGCCCAGCGCGGCAAGCAGTTTGGCCATCTCTTCGCCCTCGGCACCAGACAGACCCGCAAATGGGTTGTCCGACGACGCAGAGTCAGCGGTCGCTGACGCATCCGATTCTTTGAGCTTAGCCATGGTGGCGGCGATCGCATCGTTGAAGTTGCCTGGTTTCGCCGTTCCAGAGCCGGTAgagccagctgcagcagatcgTCTCGATGGTCCAGCGTCGGTGGtaggagcagcagcatcgccggCGCCGCCAAATCCAGCCATCATGGCCTCAAACTGCTTCATAAGCTCTTGCTCATTGAATTCCTGTCCTCCAGCTGCCTCTGttccagctccagctccaccgACAAGCCCTTCAGCGTCGGTGTTGGCTTGGCTACCGAGCTCTTTCATCAAGGCTTGCATGCCTTGTGCCAACTCTTTGGCAAAGTCTTCCGAGAGCATGTCGTCCAGTCCAGCATCATCTTGAGCATCTACGCCTACCGAAGCACTTGTAGTCTGCTTTGTATCTACCGCCGCAGCTGTCGGTTCCGCCGTCGGATCCGTTGTCGTCTTGGTTGCGGCGGCACTTGGGTTTTGCGCAGTAGTCGAGCTAGAAGGCTGGTCGAACTCGTCCAACACGTCTATCCGCAGTATAAGAATCGACCGCGACGAGAAGTAGGTCAGCTTTGATTTACAGCATTCTGGTGCGAGGAGCGGTGCAACGTACCATCTAGGTCATCCAGATTGTCGacttcatcctcgacgtgtgcagctgctggagGCGCGGTTTGTGCGGCCGGAGAAGGATTGCTTGTCATGTCCGCGTACGTGTGTCTGCGATGCGCGATGCGCGATGTCCGAGTCAAGCTTACGTTGCCAGTGCTCCAAGTGCGCTGGTGGTCGGCGAATCGTAGTACACTGCCAAACTGTGGTTGAAAGGCAAGCGAACAACCAAGTGCGAAGGGCGGAAGTGCATGTGGGGTAGCCAAGCCGGGCGAGTCGGCCTTCGCAATTTccagttgtgagtcgtgagtcttgagtgGGCGCCAGtcagagtcacagtcacgagttggtAGCGCTGCTCGCCCGGCCACTTTCAACAACCGGAGGCGAGCGACACCAAACTCAGTCACAAAgtccaatcacgaatcagcaGCCTCGCTTTAtgtttcgtgttttgcAGCTGGCAGAAAAATCGATGtgtgaattcacgattcacgatagTGATTTTCGTGATGGTGATTTTTGGACCATAGATCGTTAGAGCGCATATAGATACATTACGCTGACTTTCGTGTCTCACGTCTCTGACGCGTTTGTGCCCCGGGCGGTGCGCGCTTTCACCGTCGCCCGCCAAAACCGCATGCTCCGACCAAGTaaaactcacgactgtgaatcgtgaatgcacgGTTGCCGCAGCCCATCTCAATGTGAGCACCAAAGGCAGCAAGACGgaagaaatcacgaatcgcgccAGGCTTTGATGAACTCGCCATGGTGAATGCGGTTGTCGTATGGTCGGTTTGCATTGCAGGAaaagtgacgagtgtgagtcgcACCAgtgcaatcgtgaatgcgtgCATGGCTTGATGAACCTCTCGTCCACAcaaccaccaccatcgttTTTGAAGATTGACGTTTCAGCGCCATGTCGGCTGCACCGTACGAATGCAAATGGGGCATCCTCGCCACGGGTGGGATTGCGCAGACGTTCTGCAAGGACTTGCTCATCGATCCTTCGACGCGTTCTGTGTCAGATGTCAGGCATACGATCGTTGCGgctgcgtcgtcgacgtctgcGTCGCGCGCCGCCGAGTTTCTTGACAATGTGGGCGTTGCTCGCAACACGGCTCGCGCCTATGGCTCGTATACCGAACTTGTCTCGGATCCAAATGTGTCGATCATCTACATCGCCACTCCGCACACT from Mycosarcoma maydis chromosome 16, whole genome shotgun sequence includes these protein-coding regions:
- a CDS encoding uncharacterized protein (related to PEX19 - required for biogenesis of peroxisomes (peroxin)), whose translation is MTSNPSPAAQTAPPAAAHVEDEVDNLDDLDDVLDEFDQPSSSTTAQNPSAAATKTTTDPTAEPTAAAVDTKQTTSASVGVDAQDDAGLDDMLSEDFAKELAQGMQALMKELGSQANTDAEGLVGGAGAGTEAAGGQEFNEQELMKQFEAMMAGFGGAGDAAAPTTDAGPSRRSAAAGSTGSGTAKPGNFNDAIAATMAKLKESDASATADSASSDNPFAGLSGAEGEEMAKLLAALGGSGDLSGLEGAMDNPELTKMLEGMMDELMSRDILYEPLKELRDKYPAYLAGPESASISAEDRKRYEEQSRYITEIVKIFDEPGYDAKDKVKAARVQELMNQMQDCGSPPKQIVGDMPAELESLPGFGGAGGAANDECTIM